Proteins found in one Promicromonospora sukumoe genomic segment:
- a CDS encoding DUF7144 family membrane protein → MTSAPPPGSDPYPGMTPVASYGPPPTAPSPAGFAGSMLILASLFQVMQGISAVAEDTLYVAGVEYVYALDVATWGWIHIALGVVALAAGIGVLTGRTWAFVVGIILASLASLANFAFLPYYPIWSSIIIAFDVLVIWALSTRFTGRDR, encoded by the coding sequence ATGACCAGCGCTCCGCCCCCCGGGTCCGATCCCTACCCCGGGATGACCCCTGTCGCGAGCTACGGCCCGCCGCCGACGGCGCCCAGCCCGGCTGGCTTCGCCGGGTCCATGCTGATCCTGGCATCCCTGTTCCAGGTGATGCAGGGGATCTCGGCCGTGGCCGAGGACACCCTGTACGTGGCCGGCGTCGAGTACGTGTACGCGCTCGACGTCGCCACCTGGGGCTGGATACACATCGCCCTGGGCGTCGTGGCGCTCGCGGCGGGTATCGGCGTCCTGACCGGACGAACCTGGGCCTTTGTCGTAGGAATCATTCTCGCAAGCCTGGCGAGCCTGGCGAATTTTGCATTCCTGCCTTATTACCCGATATGGAGCTCAATCATTATCGCCTTCGACGTGCTGGTGATCTGGGCTCTGAGCAC
- a CDS encoding DUF1269 domain-containing protein — MAQATLTVWKFKTAEGAETASTTIQQLARENLITVRDAATVRWEEGAKKPKTKQLNSTTGAGALGGSFWGMLFGLLFFVPLLGAAIGAATGALSGALTDVGIDDGFINRVRDEITPGTSALFLMSSDAVIDKVRDALAGQETPELIFTNLSAEQETALREVFGED, encoded by the coding sequence ATGGCTCAGGCAACGCTGACAGTCTGGAAGTTCAAGACCGCGGAAGGCGCGGAGACCGCGTCCACGACGATCCAGCAGCTCGCTCGGGAGAACCTCATCACGGTCCGCGACGCCGCCACCGTGCGCTGGGAGGAAGGTGCGAAGAAGCCCAAGACCAAGCAGCTCAACTCCACGACCGGAGCGGGAGCCCTCGGCGGGTCCTTCTGGGGGATGCTCTTCGGCCTCCTCTTCTTCGTCCCCCTGCTCGGTGCCGCCATCGGCGCCGCGACCGGCGCGCTGAGCGGCGCGCTCACCGACGTGGGGATCGACGACGGCTTCATCAACCGCGTCCGCGACGAGATCACCCCCGGGACCTCGGCGCTCTTCCTCATGTCCTCCGACGCGGTCATCGACAAGGTCCGCGACGCGCTCGCCGGCCAGGAGACGCCCGAGCTCATCTTCACCAACCTCAGCGCCGAGCAGGAGACCGCACTCCGCGAGGTCTTCGGCGAGGACTGA
- a CDS encoding SulP family inorganic anion transporter, which yields MARFVGPSFSGFQRSWLRPDVVAGLAVWAVLVPEALAYATIAGVPPVVGLYAAVPALALYALAGSSRQLVVAPMSATAALSAGIVASVAGSDGDPVALTTALALATGIVAILAGLLRLGFLAAFISEPVLKGFIIGLALTIIVGQVPDLIGVEGGSGSFFEKTWALLGQLGDIDGLTITVGLASLAALVLVRRTMPFLPSSLVVVLLAIGATILFGLSDQGLAVVGHIDAGLPQVGVPDVTAAQFAELLGGAVGLMLIGFAEGLGAAKTYAARWGYDVDPNRELVGLGLSNLGSGFVSGMVVNGSLSKTAVNAGAGARSQISALTAAALTVVTLLFLTGIFEQLPLATLSAVVVAAVVELVDIRSLRRLWRVRTSRLARVYQVTARADFMAAGAALLGVLVFDTLPGLVIGIAVSLVLLLARTSRPRVAVLAPVGDEMDRPWVDSGRNPDYPTVPGVLVARVEGPLIFANAEYVRSRVRQLAASTPELRLVVLDGRSTPSIDVTAAAMLVQLRADLRRDGGDLALAEGIGQVRDVLARIEAEGEPELFSSLDDAVRNGRHDEEDGFTKNG from the coding sequence GTGGCCAGATTCGTCGGGCCGTCGTTCTCCGGTTTCCAGCGCTCGTGGCTCCGTCCCGATGTCGTCGCCGGGCTCGCCGTGTGGGCGGTGCTCGTCCCGGAGGCGCTCGCGTACGCGACGATCGCGGGAGTCCCGCCCGTCGTCGGCCTCTACGCGGCCGTGCCCGCGCTGGCCCTCTACGCGCTCGCGGGCAGCTCGCGGCAGCTCGTGGTCGCGCCGATGTCGGCCACCGCCGCCCTGTCCGCAGGCATCGTGGCGAGCGTCGCGGGCAGCGACGGCGACCCGGTGGCCCTGACCACGGCGCTCGCCCTGGCCACGGGCATCGTCGCGATCCTGGCGGGCCTGCTCCGCCTCGGCTTCCTCGCCGCCTTCATCTCGGAACCGGTCCTCAAGGGCTTCATCATCGGCCTCGCACTGACCATCATCGTCGGCCAGGTGCCCGACCTCATCGGGGTCGAAGGCGGCTCCGGCAGCTTCTTCGAGAAGACCTGGGCGCTGCTGGGCCAGCTCGGCGACATCGACGGGCTCACGATCACGGTCGGGCTCGCGAGCCTGGCCGCACTGGTGCTGGTGCGCCGCACCATGCCGTTCCTGCCGAGCTCGCTCGTCGTCGTGCTGCTGGCGATAGGCGCGACCATCCTGTTCGGCCTGAGCGACCAGGGGCTGGCCGTCGTCGGCCACATCGATGCGGGCCTGCCCCAGGTCGGCGTCCCGGACGTGACAGCCGCCCAGTTCGCGGAGCTGCTCGGCGGCGCGGTCGGCCTGATGCTCATCGGCTTCGCCGAGGGCCTCGGGGCAGCCAAGACCTACGCCGCGAGGTGGGGTTACGACGTCGACCCCAACCGTGAGCTGGTCGGCCTCGGGCTGTCGAACCTCGGCTCCGGCTTCGTCTCCGGCATGGTCGTCAACGGGAGCCTGTCCAAGACGGCGGTCAACGCCGGCGCCGGGGCGCGCTCCCAGATCTCGGCGTTGACAGCAGCCGCGCTGACCGTGGTGACCCTGCTCTTCCTGACCGGCATCTTCGAGCAGCTGCCCCTGGCGACGCTGTCCGCCGTCGTCGTGGCCGCCGTCGTCGAGCTGGTCGACATCCGTTCGCTGCGCCGCCTGTGGCGGGTGCGGACCAGCCGCCTGGCACGTGTCTACCAGGTCACCGCCCGCGCCGACTTCATGGCCGCCGGTGCGGCCCTGCTGGGTGTCCTCGTCTTCGACACGCTGCCCGGCCTGGTCATCGGCATCGCGGTGTCCCTCGTCCTGCTGCTGGCCAGGACCTCGCGCCCCCGCGTGGCGGTCCTGGCCCCCGTGGGTGACGAGATGGACCGGCCATGGGTGGACTCGGGCCGCAACCCGGACTACCCCACCGTGCCCGGGGTGCTCGTCGCCCGGGTCGAAGGTCCCCTGATCTTCGCGAACGCCGAGTACGTCCGCTCACGGGTGCGTCAGCTCGCGGCCTCGACGCCCGAGCTGCGCCTCGTCGTGCTGGACGGACGCTCGACGCCCTCGATCGACGTGACCGCCGCTGCGATGCTCGTCCAGCTGCGCGCCGACCTCCGGCGGGACGGCGGCGACCTGGCCCTCGCCGAGGGGATCGGCCAGGTCCGCGACGTGCTTGCCCGCATCGAGGCAGAAGGAGAGCCCGAGCTGTTCTCGTCGCTCGACGACGCCGTCCGCAACGGCCGGCACGACGAAGAGGACGGGTTCACCAAGAACGGGTGA
- a CDS encoding arylsulfatase, which produces MVEQFNGRIELDVRDSVPDWAPYELKKAPEGSPNVLVILYDDTGMAAWSTYGGRIAMPTLDRLAAGGLTYSQWHTTALCSPTRSVFLTGRNHHVNRCAAIMEATNGFPGAAGRLPAECATIGQVLQDNGWSTFWLGKDHNVPEEDIASGGSRSEWPLQKGFDRFYGYLGGETNQWYPDLVEDNRFIEPPYTPEEGYHLSKDLADQAIRMLRDQNSSNPSKPWFMWYCPGANHAPHQAPQEYIEKYRGMFDDGYEAYREWVLARMIERGIVPEGTDLTPLDPLPADAANPADHVRPWAELSDDEKRLFSRMAEVFAGFSEYTDVQIGRVVDYLEQTGQLENTLILYCADNGASGEGSPNGSVNENKFFNGYPDDLAENLGYLDSLGSPETYNHYPTGWAAAFSTPFQMFKRYAQYSGGTCDPMVVHWPAGIRARGAVRHQYHHATDVVATILDVTGVEMPDTYRGVPQHPLNGVSMRYSFDDGDAPTTKDRQYYAMLGTRAIWKDGWKAAAVHAPISGHGRFDQDAWELYHVDEDRAEAHDLAAEHPEKLRELIAAWFEEAERNNVLPLDDRSAVEQLTVDRPQAEPPRSRYVYYPDAAPVPEGVAVNIRGRSYKIVADVDLTPDAEGVLFAHGSRFGGHTLFVKDHRLHYVYNFLGIQPEQVLTSDVLEPGKAVLGVEFLRESAGDHGESVGRARLFVGEEVVAEAPMRAQVGKFTLCGDGLCVGYDSADPVSRLYQAPFRFTGGTILGVGVDVSAEQYLDLEREAAAALARE; this is translated from the coding sequence ATGGTGGAGCAGTTCAACGGTCGTATCGAGCTGGACGTGCGGGACTCCGTCCCGGACTGGGCCCCCTACGAGCTGAAGAAGGCGCCGGAGGGATCGCCGAACGTCCTGGTGATCCTCTACGACGACACCGGCATGGCCGCGTGGTCCACCTACGGGGGACGCATCGCGATGCCGACCCTCGACCGGCTGGCGGCAGGCGGTCTGACCTACTCGCAGTGGCACACGACGGCGCTGTGCTCCCCCACCCGTTCGGTCTTCCTCACCGGCCGCAACCACCACGTCAACCGCTGCGCGGCCATCATGGAGGCCACCAACGGGTTCCCCGGAGCGGCCGGTCGCCTGCCCGCGGAGTGCGCCACCATCGGCCAGGTGCTCCAGGACAACGGCTGGTCCACCTTTTGGCTGGGCAAGGACCACAACGTGCCCGAGGAGGACATCGCGAGCGGAGGCAGCCGCTCCGAGTGGCCCCTGCAGAAGGGTTTCGACCGCTTCTACGGGTACCTCGGCGGCGAGACCAACCAGTGGTACCCCGACCTGGTGGAGGACAACCGGTTCATCGAGCCGCCCTACACCCCCGAGGAGGGCTACCACCTCTCCAAGGACCTGGCCGACCAGGCGATCCGGATGCTCCGCGACCAGAACTCGTCCAACCCGTCGAAGCCGTGGTTCATGTGGTACTGCCCGGGGGCCAACCACGCACCACACCAGGCACCCCAGGAGTACATCGAGAAGTACCGCGGGATGTTCGACGACGGCTACGAGGCCTACCGCGAGTGGGTGCTGGCCCGGATGATCGAGCGCGGCATCGTGCCCGAGGGCACCGACCTCACGCCGCTGGACCCGCTGCCGGCGGACGCCGCCAACCCGGCCGACCACGTGCGGCCCTGGGCGGAGCTGAGCGACGACGAGAAGCGCCTGTTCAGCAGGATGGCCGAGGTGTTCGCGGGCTTCTCCGAGTACACGGACGTGCAGATCGGCCGCGTGGTCGACTACCTCGAGCAGACCGGGCAGCTGGAGAACACGCTGATCCTCTACTGCGCCGACAACGGCGCCTCCGGCGAGGGCAGCCCCAACGGGTCGGTCAACGAGAACAAGTTCTTCAACGGCTACCCCGACGACCTCGCGGAGAACCTGGGGTACCTGGACTCCCTGGGCAGCCCGGAGACCTACAACCACTACCCCACGGGCTGGGCGGCCGCGTTCTCCACGCCGTTCCAGATGTTCAAGAGGTACGCCCAGTACTCGGGCGGCACCTGCGACCCGATGGTCGTCCACTGGCCGGCCGGGATCAGGGCGCGCGGGGCGGTGCGCCACCAGTACCACCACGCGACCGACGTCGTGGCGACCATCCTGGACGTGACCGGGGTCGAGATGCCCGACACCTACCGCGGCGTCCCGCAGCACCCGCTGAACGGGGTGTCGATGCGCTACAGCTTCGACGACGGCGACGCGCCCACCACGAAGGACCGCCAGTACTACGCCATGCTCGGCACCCGGGCCATCTGGAAGGACGGATGGAAGGCCGCGGCGGTCCACGCCCCGATCAGCGGGCACGGCCGGTTCGACCAGGACGCCTGGGAGCTCTACCACGTCGACGAGGACCGCGCCGAGGCGCACGACCTGGCCGCCGAGCATCCCGAGAAGCTGCGCGAGCTGATCGCCGCCTGGTTCGAGGAGGCGGAGCGCAACAACGTGCTGCCCCTGGACGACCGGTCCGCCGTCGAGCAGCTCACCGTCGACCGCCCGCAGGCCGAGCCGCCCCGCAGCAGGTACGTCTACTACCCGGACGCGGCGCCCGTCCCGGAGGGCGTCGCAGTCAACATCCGCGGCCGCTCCTACAAGATCGTGGCCGACGTCGACCTCACCCCCGATGCCGAGGGCGTCCTCTTCGCGCACGGGTCACGCTTCGGCGGGCACACGCTCTTCGTCAAGGACCACCGGCTGCACTACGTCTACAACTTCCTCGGCATCCAGCCCGAGCAGGTCCTGACCTCGGACGTGCTCGAACCGGGCAAGGCCGTGCTGGGCGTGGAGTTCCTGCGGGAGTCGGCGGGCGACCACGGCGAGTCCGTGGGCCGGGCCCGGCTCTTCGTCGGGGAGGAGGTCGTGGCCGAGGCGCCGATGCGCGCGCAGGTGGGCAAGTTCACCCTGTGTGGCGACGGCCTCTGCGTCGGGTACGACAGCGCCGACCCCGTCAGCCGCCTGTACCAGGCACCGTTCCGGTTCACCGGCGGCACGATCCTGGGCGTCGGGGTCGACGTGAGCGCGGAGCAGTACCTCGACCTCGAGCGGGAGGCGGCCGCGGCGCTGGCCCGCGAATGA
- a CDS encoding GAP family protein, which yields MGAATGQSLPVAVGVLLSPLPIVAVVLMLTSERARANASAFVVSWFVAVLAAVAAVAFLAAGTASDDGDPAAWTGWLKIVLGILLLVVGVRQFLGRPGAGVEPPAPRWMAAIDHFTPARSAGLAVLLVVVNPKNLLLVVSGGVAIASATESTGPTVIASLVFALVATIGVAVPVAIYVAMGARAARILRGLEAWMVHNNAVIMAVLLLILGTKILGDGIATL from the coding sequence ATGGGTGCGGCAACAGGCCAGTCCTTGCCGGTGGCGGTGGGCGTGCTCCTCAGCCCGCTGCCGATCGTGGCCGTGGTGCTGATGCTCACGAGCGAGCGGGCGCGCGCCAACGCGTCGGCCTTCGTCGTCTCGTGGTTCGTCGCGGTGCTCGCCGCGGTCGCCGCCGTCGCCTTCCTGGCGGCGGGTACGGCCTCCGACGACGGCGACCCGGCCGCGTGGACGGGCTGGCTCAAGATCGTCCTCGGGATCCTGCTGCTCGTTGTCGGCGTCCGGCAGTTCTTGGGCCGGCCGGGGGCCGGCGTGGAGCCGCCGGCGCCGAGGTGGATGGCGGCGATCGACCACTTCACTCCGGCGAGGTCAGCCGGCCTGGCGGTCCTGCTGGTCGTGGTCAACCCGAAGAACCTGCTCCTGGTGGTGTCGGGAGGGGTGGCCATCGCGTCCGCCACGGAGTCCACGGGACCTACGGTGATCGCCTCGCTGGTGTTCGCGCTGGTGGCCACCATCGGTGTCGCGGTGCCGGTCGCCATCTATGTCGCGATGGGTGCTCGGGCCGCACGGATCCTGCGCGGGCTGGAGGCATGGATGGTCCACAACAACGCCGTGATCATGGCCGTCCTGCTACTGATCCTCGGGACGAAGATCCTGGGGGACGGCATCGCCACGCTGTAA
- a CDS encoding Imm51 family immunity protein — protein MTVPKLLETTPGRFSLLLHAGTTPVDALVEELGHEPNGYFWEGVARRLVATEDPSLENRFNYDPEGDMFCAYGEDQAALEALGELMAGVAMDSSRMRSLVAAADADGFIFDD, from the coding sequence ATGACGGTACCGAAGTTGCTCGAGACCACTCCCGGGAGGTTCTCGTTGCTGCTGCACGCCGGGACGACACCGGTCGACGCACTCGTCGAGGAACTCGGGCACGAACCGAACGGATACTTCTGGGAGGGCGTCGCACGCAGGCTGGTCGCTACCGAGGACCCGTCACTCGAGAACCGGTTCAACTACGACCCGGAAGGCGACATGTTCTGCGCCTACGGCGAGGACCAAGCCGCACTCGAAGCGTTGGGCGAGCTGATGGCTGGCGTCGCCATGGACAGCAGCAGGATGCGGAGCCTGGTCGCTGCAGCCGACGCGGACGGGTTTATCTTCGACGACTGA
- a CDS encoding zinc-binding alcohol dehydrogenase family protein produces the protein MWAWQTRVDGTLTHTELPLPVPADEEVLVRVLACGVCRTDLHVVDGDLPPHRSPVVPGHEVVGVVEQVGTRVHGRTVGERVGIAWLRSTCGECTWCRRGAENLCPASTYTGWDADGGYADHVTAPAAYVYPLPDLPDVQVAPLLCAGIIGYRALRRAAVPPGGRLGIYGFGASAHITAQIALAQGAELHVLTRDEDARALALELGAASAGAAADAPPVPLDSAIVFAPAGELVPVALSALDRGGTLALAGIHLTDVPSLNYQRHLFRERTLTSVTANTRSDGAELLRLATRLGIRATVTTYRMDQADVALRDLAADRVHGAAVLVAGS, from the coding sequence ATGTGGGCCTGGCAGACACGAGTCGACGGGACACTGACGCACACCGAGCTACCGCTACCGGTACCCGCCGACGAGGAGGTGCTGGTCAGGGTGCTCGCCTGCGGTGTGTGCCGCACCGACCTGCACGTGGTCGACGGCGACCTCCCACCCCACCGGTCGCCCGTCGTCCCCGGCCACGAGGTGGTGGGCGTGGTCGAGCAGGTCGGCACACGCGTGCACGGCCGCACGGTAGGTGAACGCGTGGGTATCGCCTGGCTCCGGTCGACCTGCGGCGAGTGCACCTGGTGCCGCCGCGGTGCCGAGAACCTGTGCCCGGCCTCCACCTACACGGGCTGGGACGCCGACGGCGGCTACGCCGACCACGTGACGGCGCCGGCCGCGTACGTCTACCCGCTGCCCGACCTGCCCGACGTCCAGGTCGCCCCGCTGCTGTGCGCGGGCATCATCGGCTACCGAGCACTGCGGCGGGCCGCCGTTCCGCCCGGCGGACGGCTCGGCATCTACGGGTTCGGAGCCAGCGCGCACATCACCGCTCAGATCGCCTTGGCACAGGGCGCCGAGCTGCACGTGCTCACCCGCGACGAGGACGCGCGCGCCCTGGCACTCGAGCTGGGTGCCGCCTCCGCCGGGGCCGCGGCCGACGCACCCCCGGTACCACTGGACTCGGCCATCGTGTTCGCGCCCGCGGGCGAGCTGGTACCGGTGGCGCTCTCCGCGCTCGACCGGGGCGGCACCCTCGCGCTCGCGGGGATCCACCTGACCGACGTCCCTTCACTGAACTACCAGAGGCATCTCTTCCGTGAACGCACGCTCACGAGCGTCACCGCCAACACCCGGTCCGACGGCGCGGAGCTGCTACGGCTCGCCACCCGGCTGGGCATCAGGGCGACGGTCACGACCTACCGGATGGACCAGGCCGACGTCGCACTGCGCGACCTCGCCGCGGACCGCGTGCACGGGGCTGCGGTGCTGGTAGCGGGGTCCTGA
- a CDS encoding glycoside hydrolase family 65 protein produces the protein MEPSILSYEGFDPAAEGLREALCTVGNGYVATRGAAPESTADGVHYPGTYFAGCYDRLTSTVAGREVENEDLVNAPSWLPLRFRTPGQDWLSLDRSEVLEHRQDLDTRRGVLTRRTRFRDPVGRVLAVTQRRLVSMHDPHAAALETTFVAENWSGPLDVRASLDGRVTTSGVARYRDLDGRHLVPVAQGYDPADGVAWLQVRTATSQVRIAQAAVLVLTGTRTGTEGPVPGTAEQTAGESAVLTRLDLVRGVPVTVEKRVALYTSQDRAISESLVAAREHAARLPSFGRLLADHAAAWERLWRASAVVVPGQPQQALDLYVFHLLQTLSEHTAQLDVGMPARGLHGEAYRGHVFWDELFVFPFLLLGFPRVARSLLMYRWRRLPRARRAAADAGYRGAMYPWQSGSDGRDETQRVHLNPVSGRWVDDHSHLQRHVGIAVAHDVWQYYQATGDVAFLHGYGAEMLVEIARFWCSLATYDKADDRYDLRGVMGPDEYHDAYPGAGRPGIDNNAYTNVMVTRVLRYALDALALLPDDERAALRRRLALGDDETDLFERVARRMRVVFHGDGVISQFEGYDRLAELDWPAYRARYGSIRRLDRVLEAEGDSVNRYRASKQADVLMLVFLLGERGLLDALAALGYPFDAAALDRTVRYYLARTSHGSTLSAVVHAWVLASRDPEASWQFFREVLDSDIADVQGGTTAEGVHLGAMAGAVDLVQRCYPGLDLTGDVLRLAPRLPAEIGELRFRLRYRDHWGIDVRCAHDRVRIGLAASRQPPITVAVDGVERTLAPGETWEPARQPLRAGRRA, from the coding sequence GTGGAACCCAGCATCCTGTCGTACGAGGGCTTCGACCCCGCCGCCGAGGGCCTGCGCGAGGCCCTGTGCACCGTGGGGAACGGGTACGTGGCCACGCGGGGCGCCGCCCCGGAGTCGACGGCGGACGGCGTGCACTACCCCGGCACCTACTTCGCCGGCTGCTACGACCGGCTCACGTCCACCGTGGCGGGGCGCGAGGTGGAGAACGAGGACCTGGTCAACGCCCCGAGCTGGCTGCCGCTGCGGTTCAGGACGCCCGGGCAGGACTGGCTGAGCCTCGACCGGTCGGAGGTGCTGGAGCACCGGCAGGACCTCGACACCCGGCGCGGCGTCCTGACCCGCCGCACCCGGTTCCGCGACCCGGTGGGCCGGGTGCTGGCCGTCACACAGCGGCGCCTCGTCTCGATGCACGACCCGCACGCGGCCGCCCTGGAGACCACGTTCGTCGCGGAGAACTGGTCCGGGCCGCTCGACGTCCGCGCGAGCCTCGACGGCCGGGTCACCACCTCGGGGGTGGCCCGCTACCGGGACCTGGACGGGCGCCACCTGGTGCCCGTCGCGCAGGGCTACGACCCGGCCGACGGCGTCGCCTGGCTCCAGGTCCGCACCGCGACGTCGCAGGTCCGGATCGCGCAGGCGGCCGTGCTCGTCCTCACGGGCACGCGCACGGGCACGGAAGGCCCGGTTCCCGGCACCGCCGAGCAGACCGCGGGGGAGTCGGCGGTCCTGACCCGGCTGGACCTGGTCCGGGGTGTGCCCGTGACCGTCGAGAAGCGCGTGGCGCTGTACACCTCGCAGGACCGGGCGATCTCCGAGTCCCTGGTCGCCGCGCGCGAGCATGCCGCCCGCCTCCCGTCCTTCGGCCGGCTCCTCGCCGACCACGCCGCCGCGTGGGAGCGGCTGTGGCGCGCGAGCGCCGTCGTCGTGCCGGGGCAGCCGCAGCAGGCGCTGGACCTGTACGTCTTCCACCTGCTGCAGACCCTGTCCGAGCACACCGCGCAGCTCGACGTGGGCATGCCGGCCCGCGGCCTGCACGGCGAGGCCTATCGCGGGCACGTGTTCTGGGACGAGCTGTTCGTCTTCCCGTTCCTGCTGCTCGGCTTCCCGCGCGTGGCCCGGTCGCTGCTGATGTACCGGTGGCGGCGCCTCCCGCGCGCCCGGCGGGCGGCAGCGGACGCGGGATACCGCGGGGCCATGTACCCGTGGCAGAGCGGCAGCGACGGCCGGGACGAGACGCAGCGGGTGCACCTCAACCCGGTGTCCGGCCGGTGGGTCGACGACCACTCGCACCTCCAGCGGCACGTGGGTATCGCGGTGGCGCACGACGTGTGGCAGTACTACCAGGCCACGGGCGACGTCGCGTTCCTGCACGGCTACGGCGCCGAGATGCTCGTCGAGATCGCGCGGTTCTGGTGCAGCCTGGCGACCTACGACAAAGCCGACGACCGGTACGACCTGCGTGGCGTGATGGGCCCGGACGAGTACCACGACGCCTACCCGGGCGCCGGGCGGCCCGGCATCGACAACAACGCGTACACCAACGTCATGGTCACCCGGGTCCTGCGGTACGCCCTGGACGCCCTGGCCCTGCTGCCCGACGACGAGCGTGCCGCCCTGCGCCGCCGGCTCGCGCTGGGGGACGACGAGACGGACCTCTTCGAACGGGTCGCCCGGCGGATGCGGGTGGTGTTCCATGGCGACGGGGTGATCAGCCAGTTCGAGGGGTACGACCGGCTTGCGGAGCTGGACTGGCCGGCGTACCGCGCCCGGTACGGAAGCATCCGGCGGCTGGACCGCGTCCTGGAGGCAGAGGGCGACTCCGTGAACCGGTACCGGGCGTCCAAACAGGCGGACGTGCTGATGCTGGTCTTCCTGCTGGGGGAGCGGGGGCTGCTCGACGCGCTCGCGGCGCTCGGGTACCCGTTCGACGCCGCCGCGCTGGACCGCACCGTGCGCTACTACCTGGCGCGCACCAGCCACGGGTCCACCCTGAGCGCCGTGGTCCACGCCTGGGTCCTGGCCAGCCGCGACCCGGAGGCGTCGTGGCAGTTCTTCCGCGAGGTACTGGACAGTGACATCGCCGACGTCCAGGGCGGCACCACCGCCGAGGGCGTGCACCTGGGCGCGATGGCCGGTGCCGTCGACCTGGTCCAGCGCTGCTACCCGGGCCTGGACCTCACCGGCGACGTGCTCCGGCTGGCACCCCGGCTGCCCGCCGAGATCGGTGAGCTGCGGTTCCGGCTGCGCTACCGCGACCACTGGGGCATCGACGTCCGGTGCGCCCACGACCGCGTCCGCATCGGCCTGGCCGCGTCCCGGCAGCCGCCGATCACCGTGGCGGTCGACGGCGTCGAACGCACCCTGGCGCCCGGCGAGACCTGGGAGCCGGCGCGTCAGCCGCTGCGAGCAGGACGGCGAGCATGA